The following proteins are encoded in a genomic region of Micrococcaceae bacterium Sec5.8:
- a CDS encoding NUDIX hydrolase, which produces MPSAIGANVAPVQHSGQASLPTVEEISAGGVVVDTSDAELRVAIIARLNRGGRLEWCLPKGHPEGKESNEEAAVREIAEETGIEGKILAPLGSIDYWFTVSGHRVHKTVHHYLLQATGGELTIENDPDKEAVDVAWVPINELARKLSFPNERRIADLAKEVLPERR; this is translated from the coding sequence TTGCCCTCGGCAATCGGTGCAAATGTCGCGCCGGTGCAGCACTCCGGGCAGGCCTCCCTTCCCACTGTGGAGGAAATCTCTGCCGGCGGCGTCGTCGTGGATACTTCCGACGCCGAACTCCGCGTGGCGATCATTGCCCGCCTAAACCGCGGCGGGCGGCTGGAATGGTGCCTGCCGAAAGGTCATCCGGAAGGCAAGGAAAGCAACGAGGAAGCCGCCGTACGTGAAATCGCGGAGGAAACCGGCATCGAGGGCAAGATCCTCGCGCCGCTGGGCAGCATCGACTACTGGTTCACGGTCAGCGGGCACCGCGTCCATAAAACCGTCCACCACTATCTGTTGCAGGCCACCGGCGGGGAACTGACCATCGAGAACGATCCGGACAAGGAAGCCGTCGACGTCGCCTGGGTTCCCATCAACGAACTGGCACGGAAGTTGTCCTTCCCGAACGAGCGCCGCATCGCCGACCTCGCCAAGGAAGTACTTCCGGAGCGCCGCTAG
- the murJ gene encoding murein biosynthesis integral membrane protein MurJ, which yields MKTMSSAKPTPAPPGPADSKAVQSGEVRSSAIMAAGTLVSRFLGFAKTWMLAAALGLGSTVNDTFINANNLPNLIFLLVAGGVFNAVLVPQIIKASKAPDRGADYISRLLTLAVLILLTLTLLVTLLAPWVIQLTTQGYSPQQKALAVTFAFWCLPQIFFYGLYALLTQVLNAHGAFGPAMWAPILNNIVAIAGLGMFIGIMGTNAVNPHTLDTWNSTQTLLVAGFSTIGVMAQTAILLVPVFRLRLGLRPRFGWRGVGLGQAAKLSVWTLATAAVGQLAFLYVMRIATIPGAERLRLEQAGDPAAKSLPGNAVLEVASQLYLLPHSIIALSLATVLFNRMTRASQDGDQAALRDALSRGLRTMAVATVFGALALFALAGPLGMFFSGNVPQDGVMLAQTLTILALSTPFMSANFMMSRVFYANEDARTPFFIQLVLALVNVVAAFSIQFLPFDQIIFAIAALYTGGNILSVIVSAIFLRRLLGHLDGPRIANAYIRMGYAALGSALTGAGALWLLGSYNREGFAWSSPIAALVTIAVVGPVMLAAYLLLLKLFRVTELSDLLQPLLTRLRRRPAGESGSADLSDIPAAARPRPERATVSVDTGLIPRISGEFDAASFRAGPDLDERDERSGRAGPEGGSLPAEEEPGPAGHSPDVPFGGEKK from the coding sequence ATGAAGACAATGTCATCCGCCAAACCCACCCCCGCGCCCCCCGGTCCTGCCGATTCCAAAGCCGTCCAATCCGGAGAAGTCCGTTCCAGTGCCATCATGGCTGCAGGAACGCTGGTTTCGCGTTTCCTGGGATTCGCCAAGACCTGGATGCTGGCGGCCGCCCTCGGCCTGGGCTCCACCGTCAACGACACCTTCATCAACGCGAACAACCTGCCGAACCTGATTTTCCTGCTGGTTGCCGGCGGGGTGTTCAATGCTGTCCTGGTGCCGCAGATCATCAAGGCAAGCAAGGCCCCGGACAGGGGAGCGGACTACATCAGCCGGCTGCTGACTCTGGCAGTCCTGATCCTCTTGACCCTCACGCTGCTGGTCACCCTGCTGGCACCGTGGGTTATCCAACTGACCACTCAGGGCTACTCGCCGCAACAGAAGGCCCTCGCGGTCACGTTCGCTTTCTGGTGCCTGCCGCAGATCTTCTTCTACGGCCTCTACGCCCTGCTGACCCAGGTCCTTAACGCCCATGGCGCCTTCGGGCCTGCGATGTGGGCGCCCATCCTCAACAACATTGTCGCCATTGCCGGATTGGGCATGTTCATCGGCATTATGGGAACCAACGCGGTCAATCCCCATACTCTTGATACCTGGAACTCCACCCAGACCCTGCTCGTGGCCGGGTTCTCCACCATCGGCGTAATGGCCCAGACCGCCATCTTGTTGGTCCCTGTCTTCCGCCTCAGGCTCGGTCTCCGGCCTCGATTCGGCTGGCGGGGCGTGGGTCTGGGCCAGGCCGCCAAGCTCAGTGTCTGGACTCTGGCAACGGCCGCCGTCGGGCAGTTGGCATTCCTGTATGTCATGCGCATCGCCACGATCCCGGGAGCGGAACGGCTCCGGCTGGAACAGGCCGGCGATCCGGCGGCGAAGTCTTTGCCGGGGAACGCTGTGCTCGAAGTGGCGAGCCAGCTCTACCTGCTCCCGCACTCCATCATCGCCCTGTCCCTGGCCACGGTGCTGTTCAACCGGATGACCCGTGCCTCACAGGACGGCGACCAGGCAGCGCTGCGCGACGCGCTCTCCCGCGGGTTGCGCACCATGGCCGTGGCGACGGTGTTCGGGGCACTGGCCCTCTTCGCCCTCGCGGGACCGCTGGGGATGTTCTTCTCCGGCAATGTGCCCCAGGACGGCGTCATGCTGGCGCAAACCCTGACCATTTTGGCTCTCAGCACACCGTTCATGAGCGCCAACTTCATGATGTCCCGGGTGTTTTATGCCAACGAGGATGCCCGGACGCCGTTCTTCATTCAACTGGTGCTGGCCCTCGTCAACGTTGTTGCCGCCTTCTCCATCCAGTTTCTCCCATTCGATCAGATCATTTTCGCCATCGCCGCGCTCTACACCGGCGGTAATATCCTCTCCGTGATCGTCAGTGCGATCTTCCTGCGGCGGCTTCTCGGGCATCTCGACGGTCCACGGATCGCCAACGCCTATATCCGGATGGGCTATGCCGCGTTGGGTTCCGCCCTCACCGGAGCCGGCGCTTTGTGGCTGCTGGGAAGCTACAACAGGGAGGGCTTTGCCTGGAGCTCACCCATCGCGGCTCTGGTGACGATCGCCGTCGTCGGTCCCGTCATGCTGGCGGCCTACCTGCTCCTTTTGAAGTTGTTCCGCGTGACTGAGCTCAGCGACCTGCTGCAGCCGCTGCTGACCCGGCTGCGCCGCCGGCCGGCCGGAGAGTCCGGGTCCGCAGATCTTTCAGACATCCCCGCAGCGGCGCGGCCCCGGCCGGAAAGAGCGACCGTATCCGTAGATACGGGCCTTATTCCGAGAATCTCGGGGGAATTCGACGCCGCGTCCTTCCGCGCCGGGCCCGACCTGGACGAACGCGATGAACGGAGCGGACGCGCTGGACCGGAGGGCGGGTCCCTACCTGCCGAGGAGGAGCCCGGCCCCGCGGGCCACAGCCCCGATGTCCCTTTCGGCGGTGAGAAGAAATAA
- a CDS encoding ABC transporter substrate-binding protein, protein MSHPIDVGSVLGGRYKVTATVLTSHDQDLVLDGVDQVLNRSVSILVAGPGNADQVAQSAREVATGERPGSVQVLDLGVSDATTYLITNHTSAADLLDLVVSSNPPYVEPFFTDTLGSEIFGQPRSHEPETYDGLYEEEDTDTGYINYGQHQRPAVQAPDAGLAVSPASTDHPAAPAAAGAATLAGAAGAGAAISSKGRSPQTTPRDATPQPTAPQPVQDGVPVSSGSQASAAEAPAAAPKVSLWSENDYDQPTPGNREISDDDHATAPATADHAPGFFPGSARDNGSPADNEDSKDQEPHREPRSMRWLVGGLLAAVLVVGLVLAVTNLGSLFKTTPQPAAGGPASTSAPDTAPAEPSGTASPAPAAGPPAVESVTRLGNFDFAGTYDGDLVKTFDGNAASYWSEMEFATDNWGGLATEVPLVVKLKGPSQVSSVTLSQLGASGGSISVYTNDRPSLEGARQVGSNSFTSPDLTMPLPEPTTAQYVIVSIKTLPKLAAPKTRYGYGLRLAEIKVQ, encoded by the coding sequence GTGTCCCACCCGATCGATGTCGGATCAGTACTAGGTGGCCGCTACAAGGTCACTGCCACCGTACTGACCTCGCATGACCAGGATCTGGTGCTGGACGGAGTGGACCAGGTGCTCAACCGTTCCGTGAGCATCCTGGTGGCCGGGCCCGGCAACGCGGATCAAGTCGCGCAAAGTGCCCGGGAAGTTGCCACCGGCGAACGTCCCGGCAGCGTGCAGGTCCTCGACCTCGGGGTCAGTGATGCCACCACTTACCTCATCACGAACCACACGTCGGCCGCTGACCTGCTGGACCTCGTGGTGTCCTCCAACCCGCCGTACGTTGAACCGTTCTTTACCGACACGCTGGGCAGCGAAATCTTCGGACAGCCGCGTTCCCACGAGCCCGAAACTTACGACGGGCTCTACGAGGAGGAAGACACAGACACCGGGTACATCAACTACGGGCAGCACCAACGTCCCGCTGTTCAAGCACCGGATGCAGGACTGGCTGTTTCTCCTGCATCCACTGACCATCCGGCGGCGCCGGCAGCCGCCGGGGCAGCAACGCTTGCCGGTGCCGCAGGAGCCGGCGCGGCGATCTCATCCAAGGGCAGGTCGCCCCAGACCACGCCCCGGGACGCAACACCCCAACCCACGGCCCCCCAGCCGGTGCAGGATGGGGTCCCGGTCTCCTCCGGCTCCCAGGCTTCCGCAGCCGAGGCGCCCGCAGCGGCCCCCAAAGTTTCACTGTGGTCTGAGAACGACTACGATCAACCCACTCCCGGGAACCGGGAGATCTCCGACGACGACCACGCCACGGCCCCTGCCACGGCCGACCACGCCCCCGGATTTTTTCCGGGCTCGGCCCGGGACAACGGCTCGCCCGCCGACAACGAGGACAGCAAGGACCAGGAACCCCACCGTGAGCCCCGGTCCATGCGCTGGTTGGTGGGGGGGCTCCTGGCCGCTGTCCTCGTGGTCGGACTGGTGCTCGCCGTGACCAACCTCGGAAGCTTGTTTAAGACGACGCCGCAGCCTGCCGCGGGCGGCCCAGCGTCCACCAGCGCCCCCGATACCGCCCCGGCTGAGCCGTCGGGCACCGCCAGTCCTGCACCGGCCGCCGGTCCGCCCGCCGTCGAAAGCGTCACACGGCTCGGCAACTTCGATTTCGCTGGAACTTACGACGGCGACCTCGTCAAAACCTTCGACGGCAACGCTGCCAGCTACTGGTCGGAGATGGAATTCGCCACCGACAACTGGGGCGGCCTTGCGACCGAGGTTCCGCTCGTCGTCAAGCTCAAGGGCCCCTCCCAGGTCTCCTCGGTGACCTTGAGCCAGTTGGGTGCCTCCGGCGGAAGCATTAGCGTTTACACCAACGACCGACCTTCCCTTGAGGGTGCCAGGCAGGTAGGCAGCAACAGCTTCACCTCACCGGACCTGACCATGCCGCTGCCGGAACCAACGACGGCGCAATACGTCATAGTTTCCATCAAGACCCTTCCCAAGCTCGCGGCCCCGAAAACGCGCTACGGATACGGACTGCGCCTGGCCGAGATCAAGGTTCAGTAG
- the trxB gene encoding thioredoxin-disulfide reductase, with protein sequence MSTVENTASDVRDVIIVGSGPAGYTAAVYTARANLKPLLLAGSVTAGGELMNTTDVENYPGFPEGIMGPDLMENFEKQAARFGTEIQFEDVTALDLDGDIKTVTTGSGETFRARSIILSTGSAYRELGLPNEKRLSGHGVSWCATCDGFFFKDQDIAVVGGGDSAMEEALFLTKFARTVTVVHRRDTLRASKIMADRALAHEKISFIWNSGVEDVLGENKVTGLRLKNLLDGAETQLAVTGVFVAIGNDPRTDLVKGKLDLTAEGTIAVAGRSSKTSLKGVFAAGDVIDPTYRQAITASGSGCVAAVDVEHYLADLDA encoded by the coding sequence GTGAGCACCGTAGAAAACACCGCGTCCGACGTACGTGATGTCATCATCGTCGGCTCCGGCCCCGCTGGCTACACCGCCGCGGTGTACACGGCGCGCGCCAACCTGAAGCCACTGCTGCTGGCCGGGTCCGTGACGGCTGGCGGAGAGCTGATGAACACTACCGATGTTGAAAACTATCCCGGCTTTCCGGAGGGCATCATGGGCCCGGACCTGATGGAGAACTTCGAAAAGCAGGCCGCCCGCTTCGGCACCGAGATCCAGTTCGAGGATGTGACCGCCCTTGATCTGGACGGCGATATCAAGACCGTCACCACCGGCTCCGGGGAAACCTTCCGGGCGCGCTCCATCATTCTCTCCACCGGTTCGGCCTACCGCGAGCTTGGCCTGCCTAACGAGAAACGTCTCTCCGGCCATGGTGTCAGCTGGTGCGCAACCTGCGATGGTTTCTTTTTCAAGGATCAGGACATCGCCGTCGTCGGCGGTGGCGACTCCGCCATGGAAGAAGCTCTGTTCCTCACCAAGTTCGCGAGGACGGTCACGGTGGTCCACCGCCGCGACACCCTCCGGGCCTCCAAAATCATGGCGGACCGCGCTCTCGCCCACGAGAAGATCAGCTTCATCTGGAACAGCGGCGTCGAGGACGTTCTGGGCGAGAACAAGGTAACCGGCCTTCGACTGAAAAACCTCCTCGACGGTGCCGAGACCCAGCTTGCCGTTACCGGCGTTTTCGTGGCAATCGGCAACGATCCCCGCACCGATCTCGTGAAGGGGAAGCTTGACCTGACGGCCGAGGGGACCATCGCGGTCGCGGGCCGCAGTTCAAAGACCAGCCTCAAGGGTGTCTTTGCAGCCGGTGACGTCATCGACCCCACTTACCGCCAGGCGATCACGGCCTCAGGGTCCGGCTGCGTCGCCGCAGTTGACGTCGAGCACTACCTCGCCGACCTTGACGCCTAA
- the trxA gene encoding thioredoxin has product MSNAKEVTDASFSTDVLASDKPVIVDFWAEWCGPCRKLGPILDEISVEYSEKVDVVKVNVDDNPAIAAQYGITSIPAVYLFQGGEVKGTVIGARPKQYFEKEFADVLS; this is encoded by the coding sequence ATGAGCAACGCCAAAGAAGTAACAGACGCTAGCTTCAGCACCGACGTGCTGGCATCGGACAAGCCGGTCATCGTGGACTTCTGGGCCGAGTGGTGCGGCCCGTGCCGCAAACTCGGACCGATTCTCGATGAAATCTCCGTGGAATACAGTGAGAAAGTCGACGTCGTCAAGGTAAACGTTGATGACAATCCCGCTATTGCGGCCCAGTATGGAATCACGTCGATTCCGGCGGTCTACCTGTTTCAGGGCGGAGAGGTGAAGGGCACAGTCATCGGCGCGCGGCCCAAGCAGTACTTCGAAAAAGAGTTCGCCGACGTCTTGTCCTAG
- a CDS encoding ParB/RepB/Spo0J family partition protein, with the protein MSDKRRGLGRGLGALIPSSAAASASGAAPSRPVDLFFPEGRKRTAGVEAAAAEEALEASIADAVKVVQVPPEAQADQGPSVPTEAATRGSAKKSTGRGTATTKSESPASSSKAGTAADRPAEPLPPVDRGVELVEVPGVRFAEIPVSDIHPNRKQPRSVFDEDDMAELVHSVREIGVLQPIVVRTSTEGGGEPYELVMGERRWRAVQAAGLETIPAIVRDTTDDDLLRDALLENLHRSQLNPLEEAAAYQQLLEDFGTTHEQLADRIGRSRPQVSNTLRLLKLPPLVQRRVAAGVISAGHARALLALPDAAAMERLAQKIVAEGMSVRATEEAVTLYQNPSGTPKNNIPRPGARHERLDYLASSLSDRLDTNVKISLGARKGRVSIEFASVDDLNRIMDVLTSGPAA; encoded by the coding sequence ATGAGCGACAAGCGACGCGGCCTTGGCCGTGGACTTGGGGCACTCATTCCAAGTTCTGCTGCGGCTTCCGCCAGCGGTGCAGCGCCGTCCCGTCCCGTGGATCTGTTCTTTCCTGAAGGTCGGAAACGAACAGCGGGTGTCGAAGCCGCCGCCGCGGAAGAGGCCCTCGAAGCATCCATCGCCGACGCGGTGAAAGTGGTCCAGGTTCCGCCGGAGGCACAGGCCGACCAAGGCCCCTCCGTCCCAACGGAGGCCGCCACCCGTGGTTCTGCTAAGAAGTCAACCGGGCGTGGAACTGCGACGACCAAGAGCGAATCCCCCGCTAGTTCTTCCAAAGCCGGGACTGCTGCTGACAGACCCGCAGAACCCCTGCCACCCGTTGACCGTGGCGTGGAACTCGTCGAGGTCCCGGGAGTCCGATTCGCGGAAATCCCTGTCTCTGATATCCATCCCAATCGGAAGCAGCCGCGTTCCGTCTTTGACGAGGACGACATGGCTGAGCTGGTGCACTCGGTTCGTGAAATTGGCGTGCTCCAGCCGATTGTGGTTCGCACATCAACCGAAGGAGGTGGAGAACCCTATGAGCTCGTGATGGGCGAACGCCGGTGGCGTGCAGTACAGGCTGCCGGGCTCGAAACCATTCCCGCGATCGTGCGTGACACCACAGACGATGACCTCCTTCGCGATGCGTTGTTGGAAAACCTCCACCGGAGTCAACTGAACCCGCTCGAAGAAGCTGCGGCGTACCAGCAGTTGCTGGAGGACTTCGGAACTACCCATGAACAGTTGGCCGATCGTATTGGGCGATCGCGCCCCCAGGTGTCCAACACCCTCCGTCTTCTCAAGCTGCCACCGCTCGTACAGCGTCGCGTTGCAGCCGGAGTGATCTCAGCCGGCCACGCCCGGGCTTTGTTGGCGCTACCGGATGCTGCAGCCATGGAACGGCTGGCCCAGAAAATTGTTGCTGAGGGCATGTCGGTCCGCGCGACGGAAGAGGCAGTGACGCTGTACCAGAATCCTTCTGGAACCCCGAAGAACAACATTCCGCGACCTGGCGCGCGGCACGAACGCCTGGATTATCTGGCTTCATCACTGTCAGACCGACTAGATACCAACGTTAAGATCTCGCTTGGTGCGCGCAAGGGGCGGGTCAGCATAGAGTTCGCCAGCGTAGATGATCTCAACCGCATCATGGACGTACTCACCTCCGGACCGGCCGCCTAA
- a CDS encoding ParA family protein encodes MTSSEASTQRIPPFVSLGSARAVVAPAPTPVNARNRTGSVAKSTGKAGVSRETPGANAANVLDSLDDASPIARELARETKRRERLLGRELPKPEKTRTFTVSNQKGGVGKTTTTVNIAAALAAAGLNVLVIDIDPQGNASTALGIEHHADVDSIYDVLINDVPLQDVVAPCPDIAKLICAPATIHLAGAEIELVSLVAREQRLRRAIDVYAKERAKNGEERLDYIFIDCPPSLGLLTVNAFCAASEVLIPIQCEYYALEGLSQLLKNIEMIQKHLNADLEVSTILLTMYDGRTNLAAQVAAEVREHFPRQVLGAVVPRSVRISEAPSYQQTVMTYDPSSSGALSYLEAAAEIAER; translated from the coding sequence GTGACCAGTAGCGAAGCCTCCACGCAGCGGATTCCTCCGTTTGTGTCCCTGGGGTCCGCACGGGCCGTTGTTGCGCCTGCCCCCACTCCGGTGAATGCCAGAAATCGTACGGGATCGGTTGCTAAATCCACCGGCAAAGCCGGTGTTTCACGTGAAACACCAGGGGCAAACGCCGCAAACGTGCTGGACTCCCTGGATGATGCCAGCCCCATTGCCCGCGAACTAGCCCGGGAAACCAAACGGCGGGAGCGTCTCTTGGGCCGCGAGCTGCCGAAGCCCGAGAAGACCCGCACGTTCACCGTCTCGAACCAGAAGGGTGGCGTTGGTAAGACAACCACCACCGTGAATATCGCCGCGGCGCTGGCTGCCGCGGGCCTGAACGTGTTGGTCATCGATATCGATCCTCAGGGAAATGCATCGACGGCACTGGGAATAGAACACCATGCCGACGTTGACAGCATCTACGACGTCCTCATCAACGACGTGCCACTGCAGGACGTAGTGGCTCCCTGTCCCGATATTGCCAAATTGATCTGCGCGCCCGCCACTATTCACCTTGCAGGTGCGGAGATTGAGTTGGTTAGTCTGGTTGCCCGCGAGCAGCGTCTACGCCGGGCCATCGATGTCTATGCCAAAGAGCGGGCGAAAAACGGTGAGGAACGGCTGGATTACATCTTCATCGACTGCCCCCCTAGTCTTGGCCTACTGACAGTTAATGCGTTCTGTGCCGCCAGTGAGGTGCTCATTCCGATCCAGTGCGAGTACTACGCATTGGAGGGTCTGAGCCAATTGTTGAAGAACATCGAAATGATCCAGAAGCACCTCAATGCCGATCTGGAAGTGTCGACAATTCTCTTGACCATGTATGACGGCCGCACCAACCTTGCAGCCCAGGTGGCAGCAGAAGTTCGTGAACACTTTCCCAGGCAGGTCCTGGGCGCCGTGGTGCCGCGTTCTGTACGAATTTCTGAGGCTCCCAGCTACCAGCAGACCGTGATGACCTACGACCCCTCATCCAGCGGTGCTCTCTCGTACCTTGAAGCCGCAGCTGAAATCGCGGAACGTTAG
- the rsmG gene encoding 16S rRNA (guanine(527)-N(7))-methyltransferase RsmG: protein MVEISETELRAAQQIFGDRLHLAERYVEHLATSGTERGLIGPREVPRLWSRHVLNCAVIENQIAEGSHVADVGSGAGLPGLCLAIARPDLELTLIEPLERRVIWLQEVVDDLGLGNVTVMRTRAELAVGMVNADVVTARAVSALSNLAGLTIPLLAGKGEVVAIKGRSAGEEVEKAAKAIRKLGGVQTSVVLVGEDLLEEPTTVVRIVVNKPQKKT, encoded by the coding sequence ATGGTTGAGATTTCCGAAACCGAACTACGGGCAGCACAACAAATCTTCGGTGACCGCCTGCACCTCGCTGAACGATACGTTGAACACTTGGCTACATCCGGAACGGAACGTGGACTCATAGGTCCGCGTGAGGTCCCCCGGCTCTGGAGCCGGCACGTGCTCAATTGCGCTGTTATTGAGAACCAGATTGCTGAGGGGAGCCACGTCGCAGACGTCGGCAGTGGCGCCGGCCTGCCGGGTCTGTGTTTGGCGATAGCCCGTCCCGATCTGGAACTGACTCTGATTGAACCGCTTGAACGCCGCGTAATCTGGCTCCAGGAGGTGGTGGACGATCTCGGCCTGGGGAACGTCACGGTTATGCGGACCCGCGCGGAACTCGCGGTGGGGATGGTGAACGCCGATGTCGTGACTGCCCGGGCTGTCTCGGCGCTCTCAAACCTGGCCGGACTGACCATCCCGCTGCTTGCCGGCAAGGGCGAAGTCGTGGCCATTAAGGGACGCAGCGCCGGGGAGGAAGTTGAGAAGGCCGCCAAGGCCATCCGTAAGCTCGGCGGCGTCCAGACCTCCGTGGTGCTGGTGGGTGAAGACCTCCTCGAAGAACCCACAACGGTTGTCCGGATCGTTGTGAATAAGCCTCAAAAGAAAACCTAG
- a CDS encoding R3H domain-containing nucleic acid-binding protein, with translation MSAESTDHAISTEAVEGQGDALSAVQDTDQDSTGRSGAVAGTEAAGDKGESASRLEEEGDVAADYLEELLDIADIDGDIDIEVRSGRTYISIVAEEESAGLESLVGKDGEVLEALQELTRLAVLSATENRSRLVLDINGYRSERAGELQQIAEEAVTSVTSSGETVALAPMSAYERKIVHDAVADLGLISESEGEGADRHIVVSAN, from the coding sequence ATGTCTGCCGAGAGCACCGACCACGCTATTTCCACTGAAGCCGTTGAAGGTCAGGGCGACGCTTTGAGCGCTGTTCAGGACACCGATCAGGACTCCACCGGCCGCTCCGGGGCTGTCGCTGGCACTGAGGCTGCCGGGGACAAGGGCGAGTCCGCCAGCCGCCTGGAGGAAGAGGGCGACGTCGCCGCGGATTACCTCGAGGAATTGCTGGACATTGCCGACATTGACGGCGACATCGACATCGAAGTACGCAGTGGCCGCACGTATATCTCAATAGTCGCCGAGGAAGAATCGGCCGGCCTGGAGAGCCTGGTTGGTAAGGACGGTGAAGTTCTGGAGGCCCTGCAGGAGTTGACCCGCCTCGCTGTACTGTCCGCCACGGAGAACCGCTCGCGCCTGGTACTGGATATCAACGGCTACCGCTCCGAGCGTGCCGGCGAACTGCAGCAGATCGCAGAAGAGGCTGTGACGTCCGTGACATCATCCGGTGAGACTGTCGCCCTTGCCCCGATGAGTGCTTACGAGCGGAAGATTGTGCATGACGCCGTCGCCGACCTGGGCCTGATCAGCGAGTCCGAAGGCGAAGGCGCGGATCGCCACATCGTCGTCTCAGCGAACTGA
- the yidC gene encoding membrane protein insertase YidC, translating to MDFFGTIMFPFKWLVSAIMVVFHDGLSAIGMPAANGWTWTLSIIGLVLVIRAALIPVFVKQIKAQRGMQLLQPDLKKLQDKYKGKTDQLSRQAMAQEQMAMYKKHGTNPFSACLPMLIQMPFFFALFQVLSGITAAATSGTSIGAMSHEQVVQFDKSSIFGAPLSATLLHGTPEGGNVVAVWILSIVMILAMTASQFITQKQIMAKNMSEEAMASPFMKQQKMMLYILPLVFGVGGINFPIGVLIYWTTTNLWTMAQQFFVIRRMPTPGSPAAKALAERRAAKGLPALPLSGAKKAEAEAAEAAEAAAVVARSQRVQPQRKNRKRK from the coding sequence ATGGATTTCTTTGGAACAATCATGTTTCCGTTCAAGTGGCTTGTGTCTGCCATCATGGTGGTGTTCCACGATGGCCTGAGTGCCATCGGGATGCCCGCCGCCAATGGCTGGACGTGGACGCTGTCCATCATTGGGCTGGTGCTCGTGATCCGTGCAGCCCTGATCCCCGTGTTCGTCAAGCAGATCAAGGCCCAGCGCGGCATGCAGCTCCTGCAGCCTGATCTGAAAAAGCTGCAGGACAAGTACAAGGGCAAGACTGACCAGCTGTCCCGCCAGGCCATGGCGCAAGAACAGATGGCGATGTACAAGAAGCACGGAACCAATCCGTTCTCGGCCTGCCTCCCCATGCTGATCCAAATGCCGTTCTTCTTTGCCCTCTTCCAGGTCCTTTCCGGAATCACGGCGGCGGCCACGTCCGGGACGAGCATCGGTGCAATGAGCCATGAGCAGGTGGTGCAGTTCGACAAATCGAGTATCTTCGGCGCACCACTTTCTGCCACCCTGCTTCACGGCACGCCTGAGGGTGGCAACGTGGTGGCTGTGTGGATCCTCTCAATTGTGATGATCCTGGCCATGACGGCTTCGCAGTTCATCACGCAGAAGCAGATCATGGCTAAGAACATGTCTGAAGAGGCCATGGCGAGCCCGTTCATGAAGCAGCAGAAGATGATGCTCTATATCCTGCCGCTCGTCTTTGGCGTCGGTGGCATCAACTTCCCTATCGGCGTTCTGATCTACTGGACCACCACCAACCTCTGGACCATGGCACAGCAGTTCTTCGTCATCCGCCGCATGCCGACGCCGGGATCCCCTGCCGCGAAGGCTTTGGCCGAGCGCCGCGCCGCTAAAGGCCTGCCGGCCCTGCCCCTGTCAGGTGCCAAGAAGGCCGAAGCCGAGGCCGCTGAGGCCGCTGAGGCTGCGGCCGTGGTGGCCAGGAGCCAGCGTGTCCAGCCACAACGTAAGAACAGAAAGAGGAAGTAA
- the yidD gene encoding membrane protein insertion efficiency factor YidD, with protein MRNLTAAVVPPAKSAGAWLGRTLWNLPRNILILLLMAYRKVVSPLYGQVCRFFPSCSAYALEAITVHGAVKGTWLAARRLVRCHPWNAGGVDHVPAGKFQWPAGRTPTIVVLNNPDKYLAAQTDGEGRFAA; from the coding sequence GTGCGTAACTTAACTGCCGCCGTCGTCCCGCCTGCAAAATCCGCAGGAGCTTGGCTGGGCCGGACCCTCTGGAACCTGCCCCGCAATATCCTCATCCTCTTGCTTATGGCCTACCGCAAGGTGGTTTCGCCGCTGTATGGCCAGGTCTGCCGCTTTTTTCCCAGCTGCTCGGCCTATGCCCTCGAGGCCATCACGGTCCACGGAGCGGTCAAGGGGACCTGGTTGGCAGCCAGGCGCCTGGTGCGCTGCCATCCTTGGAATGCCGGTGGTGTGGACCACGTCCCCGCCGGTAAATTCCAGTGGCCCGCAGGCCGCACCCCCACAATTGTTGTGTTGAACAATCCGGACAAGTACCTGGCTGCTCAGACTGATGGAGAAGGCCGCTTTGCGGCCTGA